In the genome of Ciona intestinalis unplaced genomic scaffold, KH HT000063.1, whole genome shotgun sequence, the window CGCTGTGGTTTTATTGCTCGATAAGAAATGAAGGAATGCCTGTTAACAAACAATGGCGGCTATATAGCCCATACTATTGCTAACTATAATTgcattttgtgttttagaaGTTTTTACGCGAATTTTGCTGCAAAACCAAaacgaaatttatttttcaatttcataTTGTCGGCCACATTGTTGTAGCAGCTTTGAAATCAAGATACTttgtaatgtgttttatttgtgccaatataatttgtttttacaaatcaACAACACAAGCGACCACGAGTAAAACCGCACGTCCGCAGTCTATTGTTGACaattgttttgaacaatcaCGTGTTCGTCTAGAACACTCGTTTTATTATGACACGTGATATGCCTacgtgatgtcataaacgtGTTTGTCGGCGGTTCTTTTTTCGCGCGTTCTCACATATTTAACATCGATCGCACAGAACCTAAGCTGACCAGACAAGTTAGAAACGATCGAGGTTTACTTGAAGTTTAAAATGAAGGTCTTAATTTCTGTGGACGCCAGTGAAAACGCAAGCAGGGCATTTGAATGTAAGTAATAAATATGCAACctaaacaatcacccataaagttacatacgtggtaacttgtaagcgggcatgacgtcaaaacagaacacccgtgttataacgactgtcgttggctgccatgtgaggataaacaagttgcatttAATTATTCAACTTAATGTATTGTGATAATCAAGATTAATTTGTTGTTCCAGGGTACTTTAAGCACATCCACAAGCCGGAAAATGAGATTTTGCTTTGCCATGTAGCTGAACAACCTCTTATTCCAACCTATATATTTCTTGGTAAAcacatgttttatgtttatatattattgatTATCACATCGATTGTGaagttaaatgtttaaaaactatttagtctccaataatttatgtttttctattattgtggtatattttgtatggctgataatttagacaactcattagtggccactgggttggagtaattgtcgttaagtgtctttcccaaggatacatacgtcCATAAAGgtaaatggtagcagcgatgagtcTTGAACCTGTTTCCTCTGGCCTATAACGAAGTGCTATTATCACAGCCATGGCACCAGACTATAATAGGCTTATGTATAATAAACacattataataaactaaTACAATAGTAGTAAAGGCTCTGGTTTACCAATAacagtgatcactgggttggataattttatttcttgaCAGAAGATGAAGTATTGGTGAGTTACACTGAGGATATTGAGAAACTGCGGCAAGAAACAACCAAGAAActgaatgaattaaaaaagaaatacgAGACAAAACTGGAGGGACATAATGTAAGTATGAGGGGTCCTGGGTTCgtatccaggccagggttggagaactagggatcctgggttcgaatctaggccagggttggagaaccagcaatcctgggttcaaatcc includes:
- the LOC100178454 gene encoding uncharacterized protein LOC100178454 isoform X2, which encodes MKVLISVDASENASRAFEWYFKHIHKPENEILLCHVAEQPLIPTYIFLDEVLVSYTEDIEKLRQETTKKLNELKKKYETKLEGHNAKAQMLFKYCECPVGEAIVQISTKENCDAIVTGSRGMGAFRRTILGSVSDYVMHHSKATVMVCHQ
- the LOC100178454 gene encoding uncharacterized protein LOC100178454 isoform X1; this encodes MKVLISVDASENASRAFEWYFKHIHKPENEILLCHVAEQPLIPTYIFLEDEVLVSYTEDIEKLRQETTKKLNELKKKYETKLEGHNAKAQMLFKYCECPVGEAIVQISTKENCDAIVTGSRGMGAFRRTILGSVSDYVMHHSKATVMVCHQ